The DNA segment TGGAGGGGGTGTGGGTCGCGATCGGGCAGATATGGTCGAACAAGACGCGGTCGGCACTTACGACGATCGGACTGGTGATCGGCGTGGCTTCGGTGTGTGCGGTCATTGCCGGGCTGACGGGGCTGAAGACGAAAGTGCTGAGTGAGTTCGAAAGTGTGGCGAATGCGCGGAGCATTTATCTGATGGGCAATCGTCCGCAGGAGGGTCGATTGAAGAATGCACCGTGGGAGGAGATCGTGCTCAAGCCGGATGAATTGGACGGATTACTGGATCACTGCCCTTCCGTTGAGAACTTTACGATGATCCGGCAGAACAGTTGGTCAGTGCGAAGCGGTGAAAGATCGGTGGACAGCATACCGGTTACTGGGATCAGCCGGGCATGGCACGAGATCGAGGGTCGGTCGGTGATCATGGGTCGGCCGTTTTCACTTGTCGACAGTGAGCATGCAAGGCGGGTTTGTCTGATCACGCCTGATCTGCGGGACGAGCTGAGGCTGAACCGCGACTGCATCGGTGAATCGCTGCTGATGGGAGACGCGAGGTATTTGATCGTCGGGGTGGTCGAGGAAAAGGTGCAGCCGTCGATGTTCGGAATGATGGACAATTCGTCTGCCAAGGGTGAGGCGTTCGTGCCGTTTGCGACTATGTATAAGGCTAGCGGGGGCGGATGGATGCATGCGATAGTGACGAGCAAATCACCCGAGGTTTCGGCGGATGCTCAGGCGGAGATACGCTTCTACATGCGGCGGGCGAGGGACCTCAAGCCCGGCGATCCGAATACGTTCAGGATGGAAGTCGTTGAAAAATTTATCAGCGGATTCAAAAAGGTAGCTGCGGTTATGACAGCGATTGCGGGAGGGATCGTTGCGATATCGCTGCTGGTGGGCGGAGTCGGGATAATGAACATAATGCTTGTTTCGGTATCGGAGCGGACCCGGGAGATCGGACTGCGGAAGGCGGTGGGTGCGAAGGCGTCTGCTATAATGTTCCAGTTTCTGATAGAGGCGGTGATACTATGCATGCTGGGCGGGCTGATCGGCATAGGCGCTGGGCAGCTTTTGACGGCGGGTATGGCGAGCATGCCCAACGGGCTGGACGAGGCGCATATACCGTTCTGGGCAATACTGTTGTCGCTGGCGTTTTCGGGTTTGGTGGGGGTCGTGTTTGGGATGTTCCCAGCGGTTAAGGCAGCGAGACTTGATCCTATTGAGGCGTTGAGACATGAGTAAAGTCGTTGTGAAATTTTTGACATGTTTTGTTTTCGGGCTGATCCTGATCGTTGCGGGAGGGTGCGAGGAATTTGCCAGCGAGGATAGTTTTGAGACGATCGCCGTGCCCAGGAAGAAGGTCAGGCAGATCGAAACGCTCGAGCTTGAAGAGGTGAAGGAGCCGGCGGAAAAAGAAATCGAGGTAATCGAGAAGGCTCCTGAGGATATGAAGCTGAGCATCGAGAAGGTCAGAGCGATTGCACTGGAGCACAACCTGGGATTGCAGGCGCAGCTTATCGCACCGTCCATAGCCGAGAGGCAGGTAGATGTCGAGCAGGCGAAATTCGAGTGGGCGTTTACCGCTGATGCATACTTCAACAAAACCGACACGCCAACCGCGACGCTGCTGGAGGGTTCGCAGGCGGAGGCTTATGACACGAGGCTGGGCGTGAATATGCCGTTGCGGACAGGCGGGACGCTGAGGTTCAGTGCGGTCGATGATTATGTCAAGACCAACAATACGTTCTCTACACTCAATCCTTCTTACAGCAATGACTTTCTGGTTTCGATCAGTCAGCCACTGCTGCGGAACGCGGGCCAGCGGGTCAATACGCATTCGATACGACTGGCCAAGTACGATAAAGTGATCGCGGATGCGCGGACGAAACTGGAGGTGATACGGGTGCTGGCGGCGGCGGACAGGGTTTACTGGCGGCTTTATGCTGCAAGGCGGGAACTCAAGCTCAGACAGAGAGAGTACGAACTTGCCCAGGCGCAGTTGGAACGATCGAAGCGATTCGTCGAGGCGGGTGAGAAGCCGCAGGTGGAGGTGATACGCGCACAGGCGGGTGTGGCGCAGCGGCTGGAAGCTATAATCGTAGCAGAAAATTCGGTCCGG comes from the Anaerohalosphaera lusitana genome and includes:
- a CDS encoding ABC transporter permease, giving the protein MFAGMLSFVRQLLEGVWVAIGQIWSNKTRSALTTIGLVIGVASVCAVIAGLTGLKTKVLSEFESVANARSIYLMGNRPQEGRLKNAPWEEIVLKPDELDGLLDHCPSVENFTMIRQNSWSVRSGERSVDSIPVTGISRAWHEIEGRSVIMGRPFSLVDSEHARRVCLITPDLRDELRLNRDCIGESLLMGDARYLIVGVVEEKVQPSMFGMMDNSSAKGEAFVPFATMYKASGGGWMHAIVTSKSPEVSADAQAEIRFYMRRARDLKPGDPNTFRMEVVEKFISGFKKVAAVMTAIAGGIVAISLLVGGVGIMNIMLVSVSERTREIGLRKAVGAKASAIMFQFLIEAVILCMLGGLIGIGAGQLLTAGMASMPNGLDEAHIPFWAILLSLAFSGLVGVVFGMFPAVKAARLDPIEALRHE
- a CDS encoding TolC family protein is translated as MSKVVVKFLTCFVFGLILIVAGGCEEFASEDSFETIAVPRKKVRQIETLELEEVKEPAEKEIEVIEKAPEDMKLSIEKVRAIALEHNLGLQAQLIAPSIAERQVDVEQAKFEWAFTADAYFNKTDTPTATLLEGSQAEAYDTRLGVNMPLRTGGTLRFSAVDDYVKTNNTFSTLNPSYSNDFLVSISQPLLRNAGQRVNTHSIRLAKYDKVIADARTKLEVIRVLAAADRVYWRLYAARRELKLRQREYELAQAQLERSKRFVEAGEKPQVEVIRAQAGVAQRLEAIIVAENSVRQRQRELKRTLNMPGLDVTSRTRIEIETLPDPVRYEMERERLVQAGLDNRMELLELELQLAKDASTVDFLKNQTLPLATLDYTYNINGLGANREDSLDLLYDKRFEDHRLGVQVLIPLGNEAAKNRLLQGYYQRIQRLATRDSREQLVEQEVLNSVDNVEATWQRIMAARQNAMLAGRLYEAEQRQFELGLRTNTDVLEAQASLADAKSAEIQALAEYQISLVDLAFATGTLPGAAKVEWGPIKPMQETAAAGE